Proteins encoded together in one Pseudomonas sp. Seg1 window:
- a CDS encoding glutathionylspermidine synthase family protein, whose protein sequence is MKKIPCAERHDWKQTAESLGFMFHTIDDEPYWDERAYYQFTLAQIENDLEDPTTELHEMCMDLVDRVVHSEELLDRLSIPASHYDMIRTSWLEGHPHLYGRMDFSYSGNGPAKLLELNYDTPTSLYEAAAFQWGWLEQCIERGTLPRHADQFNSIDTKLHQAFAELQLKRPFYFASMKDSVEDKGTTDYLRLIAEKVGVESRHIDIEDIGLTAAGRFVDLEDRWIPHLFKLHAWEFIFHEPFGAAIAECDTQFFEPPWKAILSNKGALPLLWELHKGHPNLLAAHLDPNPTSAVPKGWVRKPYFSREGANIELQTADGLIVKEDGPYTDAPFILQEFAPLPKFDDSYTLIGSWVIGDQAAGIGVREDNSLITKDSSRFLPHLILD, encoded by the coding sequence ATGAAGAAGATCCCCTGCGCCGAGCGCCACGACTGGAAACAGACAGCGGAAAGCCTCGGCTTCATGTTCCACACCATCGACGACGAACCCTACTGGGACGAGCGCGCGTACTACCAGTTCACGCTCGCGCAGATCGAAAACGATCTGGAGGACCCGACCACCGAACTGCATGAGATGTGCATGGACTTGGTCGACCGCGTCGTGCACAGCGAGGAGCTGCTGGATCGCCTGAGCATCCCGGCGTCGCACTACGACATGATCCGCACTTCCTGGCTGGAAGGTCACCCGCATCTGTACGGACGCATGGACTTTTCCTACAGCGGCAACGGTCCGGCAAAACTGCTGGAGCTCAACTACGACACCCCGACCAGCCTTTACGAAGCAGCGGCGTTCCAGTGGGGCTGGCTGGAGCAGTGCATCGAGCGCGGTACCCTGCCGCGCCATGCCGACCAGTTCAACAGCATCGACACCAAGCTGCATCAGGCCTTCGCCGAGTTGCAGCTCAAGCGACCATTCTATTTCGCCTCGATGAAAGACTCGGTTGAAGACAAAGGCACCACGGACTACCTGCGCCTGATCGCGGAAAAGGTCGGCGTCGAATCGCGGCACATCGACATCGAAGACATTGGCCTGACGGCTGCCGGGCGCTTTGTCGACCTTGAGGATCGCTGGATCCCGCACCTGTTCAAGTTGCACGCCTGGGAGTTCATCTTCCACGAACCGTTCGGCGCGGCGATTGCCGAGTGCGATACGCAGTTTTTCGAGCCGCCGTGGAAGGCGATCCTCTCCAACAAAGGCGCGCTGCCGTTGCTGTGGGAGCTGCACAAGGGCCATCCGAATCTGCTCGCGGCGCACCTCGACCCGAACCCGACCAGCGCTGTGCCCAAGGGTTGGGTGCGCAAACCGTACTTTTCCCGGGAAGGCGCCAACATCGAGTTGCAAACCGCTGACGGACTGATCGTCAAAGAGGACGGCCCGTACACCGATGCGCCGTTCATCCTGCAGGAATTTGCACCGCTGCCGAAGTTCGATGACAGCTACACGCTGATCGGCTCCTGGGTGATCGGCGATCAGGCGGCGGGGATTGGCGTACGCGAAGACAACAGCCTGATCACCAAGGATTCGAGCCGGTTTCTGCCGCATCTGATCCTCGATTGA